The DNA region AAAAGCCCAGTGCTGCATATTTTAAATAATCAGATTTGAGCAAATCCCCTTCAAATTTTAGCTCTATTTTAGCCCCAGACTCAAGTGATTCACCCGTCCATTTGAGAAATTTCTCTCCCTGTACGTCAACACTTTGCTTTGGAGAAAGTCCAGATACCGTCGCCGTTTTATTAGTATCTGAGATCAACAGCAAGAAATTCTGAGTTGGATATTCGATGAGTTGATCAAATTGAATTGTACCGGATTCTAAAGGAATGTTATAAGTGTAAACCACTCTTTTTTGTCCAGGTAACATGCTTGTAGTATCCGCAAATCCATAATTCGTCTTTATTAGATCGTCAGGATTTACACCGTGAATAAAATTAATATCCTGAGCATCATTTGGAATATTTAACTTTAGTGACTCTTTTCTGCCATCTTGTGTTTCATTGCCCCCGACATATATTTTGTCGCCGTCATTACTATATAGAGTTATGTTTGCTATATTAAGTGCTTGATCAGAAGCCTGAACAATAACTTGTCTTTCTATAATATTTATATCACTTTCATCAAATGTTGGCTCATAAATAGGAAGGTTAAGCTCCATCTTGCTTTCATCAGGTTTGAAAACCATTTTATCAGTTGAATATTGGGTTCCTTTGTAATTTATAGTTAGCTCATAGCTTCTATCCCACCTAAGATCAGCAAATTTATAATTACCCTCTTCGTCCGATTTAATTGTTTTCTCATCCGTAGCCCTATCTCCCATATAAGATGTAAGGGTAAGATCTACACCGAGCTCAGGACTCTTATTAGTTTCATTGACAACTTGACCTGATATTACCCCCTTTTTTACAAGCGTTTCAGAGGGTTTAAAGGAAGTAAGGTATTCGGCAATTAATTTTGCCTGGTCGGCTGGAACATTTGTCGGCGGCATTGGGGGGTAACCTTCATTCACCGGCATTTTACCAGATTGTTGGTAAATAAGTTGAGGGTTTTCTATCCATGTAATTATTTGCTGTTCTGAGTATTTTTCTCCAATTCCTAAAAGGTCAGGACCAACGAACCTACCTCGTCCAATTGTGTGGCACCTAACACAACGGTTTTGTATAAATAGCTCTTCTCCGCTTATTGGGCTCTGAGAAAGCCCCTCATGCTGCGCATAACTCTTATCATAAATTGAGGCATTTAGAGATATAAGTGATATAATGGCTATTATATATAGTCTTAAATTCATGAATTTAACTTTGCTCCACATTTTGAACAATACAAATCAGTTTCACTGTATTCAGATCCACATTGTGTGCAATACAGTGAAACAACTTTTGAAGCTCTAAATGATGAGATCTCTTTTTCTAAATTCTCATCTGAAGTATCTCTGTACGCTAATATTTCTTGCTCTAATTCCTTGTCCAATTCTCCAAAGCCAGTTTCCTGTTCAATCTCATCTATTTCTTTAAGCACTGATGCAGCCTGAGTTTGATATTTATTATTTAGTTCCTCGTAATCGTCTTTCGATAACTTACCCAGGCCATAGTCAAAATCGATGTCTCTTATGGCCGAATACAAAGTCTCTTTTTTATTATGAAGTGCAATCAGCTTTTCAGAAATTGAATCCAATGGCTCTTGAATTGAGTTTATATTCCCATCTTCTTTTTTCTTTAGAAAAAATGGAAGCACAATATAGAGTGCAGCTAAAAGTGTGATGATGCCTATTATCAAGTTATACACAATTTTCTCTTTTTCTCGAAAAATTAAGAAGAGTTTTAAGCTCTTATTGCAGCGTCTTTCTCACCAACGCTGTATCTAACAAATGCCGTCTCTGTAATCTTTTTACCACTTGGCCACATCGTAACAATTGCACCGATTACAAGTAGCAAGCCCCCTGCCCAAATCC from Thermodesulfobacteriota bacterium includes:
- a CDS encoding cytochrome c — translated: MNLRLYIIAIISLISLNASIYDKSYAQHEGLSQSPISGEELFIQNRCVRCHTIGRGRFVGPDLLGIGEKYSEQQIITWIENPQLIYQQSGKMPVNEGYPPMPPTNVPADQAKLIAEYLTSFKPSETLVKKGVISGQVVNETNKSPELGVDLTLTSYMGDRATDEKTIKSDEEGNYKFADLRWDRSYELTINYKGTQYSTDKMVFKPDESKMELNLPIYEPTFDESDINIIERQVIVQASDQALNIANITLYSNDGDKIYVGGNETQDGRKESLKLNIPNDAQDINFIHGVNPDDLIKTNYGFADTTSMLPGQKRVVYTYNIPLESGTIQFDQLIEYPTQNFLLLISDTNKTATVSGLSPKQSVDVQGEKFLKWTGESLESGAKIELKFEGDLLKSDYLKYAALGFLLLIVVIGIIYSSYTKQKSKMTKPDLVEDFSIQKTKLMKEIAKLDDDFESGNIDENSYRDIRENKKNELKKIIRRL
- a CDS encoding zinc ribbon domain-containing protein, whose amino-acid sequence is MYNLIIGIITLLAALYIVLPFFLKKKEDGNINSIQEPLDSISEKLIALHNKKETLYSAIRDIDFDYGLGKLSKDDYEELNNKYQTQAASVLKEIDEIEQETGFGELDKELEQEILAYRDTSDENLEKEISSFRASKVVSLYCTQCGSEYSETDLYCSKCGAKLNS